The genomic region CCGTGGATGTTCAACCAGCCAGCGATAGAAACGTGGCGAACTGCGGGCGAAACAGGCAGCCGCCAACAGCAGGAACGGTGTAGTGGGCAGCACCGGCAGGAAAATCCCGATCACCCCCAGCGCTACGCTCAGCCAGCCGATGGCCAGCAGCACGTAGCGCAACATCAGGGGGCGGTGGCCTATGGGGTTGTCCATAGGCAAAACCTTAGTGGTGACGTGGCTTGAGGATCGCCGGTTTTTCGTCTGGCGCGTTGCACAGCAGGTACAGCGCGGTCAGGGCTTCCGGGATCTGCACGATCATGTCGTCCATCAGGTTGGCGTCGGCCGCGATGTCGGAAAACTCAGGCTGTTCGTCGAACAGACCCGAACCGACCATGATCGGCAACAGCATTTCACTGACTTCGTCTTCAGCGGTTTCGAACCAGGCCGCTTCGCGCAGGAACACGCCTTCCATGAAACCGATGCACCAGCCGCGCAGGTCGGAATCGTCCGGGTCATCGCCCAGGTCGAGATCGCATGGCAGCTCGAACTCTTCGTCGGACGCCAATTGGCGGGCGATGTGAGCCTTGAGCAGTACCAGGGTGGATTCGATCGCTTCACGCTCGGTGTCGTCGGCGTAATGCGGCTCTTCGGCGAAGAGCGCGTCGATCCATTCACGGTCGGGAACGCTTTCGGAACAGATCGACAGCGCAGTGAGGTAGCCGTGGGCGGCCACATAGTCCAGCGCCTCGTCATGCAGCTCGTCGGCGTCGAGGAAGACTTGCAGGCGGGTTAGTTGCTCAGCGAAGGACATTAAAGGGCTACCTTGGGGAATATACGATGCGGGAATTCTAGGCCTTCTTGAGCGCACAGGCCAGCCGCGCGGCATATTTGCTCCCCTTGTCACCTCCCGGAACACCGCAATCCTTGTGGGAGCGAGCCTGCTGTGCATTGGCTTTCGTATGTCTTATCAGCGGCGCCCTTTGCAGGGGAGGGCTCGGGTATACTCGCGCGTTTTGTGATGCCCTGCTGGCGTTACGGCTGAAATATGCAGCGTCATGCAATGCGCACTTACGATTTGTTTGTGCAGCTTTCGTGGTTCTGAACCAGCCTTGCAGGGATGTTTCGGTGATTTTTGGAGTTTTTATGCTCGAACAGGCTCAACGCGTCCTCAAGGACATCTTCGGCTACGACAGTTTCCGTGGCCGTCAGGGTGCAATCATTGAGCGCGTGGCCAGTGGCGGCGATGCCTTGGTGCTGATGCCTACCGGGGGCGGCAAGTCGCTGTGCTTTCAGGTGCCGGCGCTGCTGCGCGAGGGCCTGGCGGTGGTGGTGTCGCCGCTGATCGCACTGATGGACGATCAGGTCGCCACCCTCGAAGAGCTGGGCGTTGCGGCGGCGGCGTTGAACTCCACGTTGAGCGCTGAGCAACAGCGCGATCTGGCGGCGCGGATCAAGCGCGGCGAGGTGAAAATGCTCTATCTCGCGCCTGAACGCCTGGTTCAGCCGCGCATGTTGGCCTTTTTGCAAAGTCTCGAAATCGCCCTGTTCGCCATCGACGAAGCGCACTGCGTGTCTCAATGGGGTCACGACTTCCGTCGCGAATACCTGCAACTGGGCCAGTTGGCGGAATTGTTCCCCAATGTCCCGCGCATTGCCCTGACCGCCACCGCCGACAAGCGTACCCGGGAAGAAATCGTCGATCGCCTGCATTTGCACAATGCCGAGCGTTTCCTGTCGAGTTTCGACCGCCCCAACATTTTTTATCGCATCGTGCCCAAGGAACAGCCGCGCAAGCAGTTGTTGGCGTTTCTCGCCGAACGGCGCAGTGATGCCGGTATCGTTTACTGCCTGTCGCGCAAAAAAGTCGACGAAGTGGCGGTGTTCCTCAGTGAGCAAGGCTTCCCGGCGCTGCCGTACCACGCCGGTCTGGCCAACGAAACCCGGGCGCATCACCAGAAGCGCTTTCTCAACGAGGAAGGCCTGATCATGGTCGCCACCGTGGCGTTCGGCATGGGCATCGACAAGCCCAACGTGCGTTTTGTGGCTCACCTCGATTTGCCCAAATCCCTCGAGGCCTACTATCAGGAAACCGGTCGCGGCGGTCGTGACGGTCTGCCGGCGGATGCCTGGATGGCATACGGCCTGCAAGACGTGGTGATGCTCAAGCAGATGTTGCAGAACTCCGAAGGCGACGAGCGCCACAAGCGTCTGGAACAGCACAAGCTCGACGCCATGCTCTCGCTCTGCGAAGAAACCCGTTGCCGCCGCCAGACCCTGCTGGCGTACTTCGACGAAGACATGCCTGAGCCCTGTGGCCACTGCGACAACTGTGTCGACGGTGTGCAGACTTGGGACGCCACCGAGCCGGCCCGCCAGGCGCTGTCGGCGATCTACCGCACCGGTCAGCGTTACGGCGTCGGCCATCTGGTGGACGTGTTGCTGGGCAAGGACAACGAAAAGGTTCGCAGCTTCGGCCATCAGCATTTGTCGGTATACGGCGTAGGCAAAGCGCTGGGCGAAAGTGAATGGCGCTCCTTGTTCCGACAACTGGTGGCTCGCGGTCTGGCGGACATCGACCTCGAAGGCTACGGCGGGTTGCGCCTGAGCGATACCTGCCGGCCGCTGCTCAAGGGCGAAGTGACCCTGGAACTGCGCCGCGACCTCAAGCCGCAAACCACCGCCAAAAGCAGCAAGAGCCAGGCGAGCCAACTGGTTCGCTTCGAGGAGCGCGAACAGTGGGAAGCCTTGCGCGCCTTGCGCCGCAAACTGGCCGAAGAACATGGCGTGCCGCCGTACGTCATCTTCCCCGATTCGACGCTGCTGGAAATGCTCCGCAGCCAGCCGACCTCGCTGGCGGAAATGGCCACGGTCAGCGGTGTCGGCGCGCGCAAACTGGAACGTTACGGCGAGGCTTTCCTCGAAGTGCTCGGCGGTCAGGTCGAGGCCCCGAAAGTGGTGGCCGATGTGCGCCACGAGCTGATCACGCTGGCCCGGGCTGGCATGACACCGCTGCAGATCGCCGGTCAGCTGCAATGCTCGGAAAAGAACGTCTACACGATGCTCGCCGAGGCCATCGGCAAGCAGCAGCTGTCACTGGAACAGGCGCTGGACCTGCCCGAAGAGTTGATGGGCGAAGTTCAGGACGCCTTCCTCGATGGCGAAGGCGAGTTGCCGCCGGTAGCGGAGATCGCCGCGTTGTTCGCAGGGCGGGTGCCGGAAGGCGTTTTGTATTGCGTACGTGCAGCGCTGCAGTCGGAGTTCGAAATTTGAATGACCTGTTGCGCAGATGTAACGATTCAGTACAGAGCAAACCTTGCCTATAGCCAAAGGTCATGCTTAGCTGACTAATAATTAGTTTTTCTCTATTTCAGTCTAACCATGAGTGTTTTATGCCGTTAACCGATCAACACCGCTTTGGCATGCAACTGGCCCAGATGTCTCGGGGCTGGCGTGCCGAACTGGACCGCCGACTGGCTGGCCTGGGTCTGTCCCAGGCGCGCTGGCTGGTGCTGCTGCACCTGGCGCGTTTCGATGATGCTCCCACCCAGCGTGAACTGGCGCAAAGCGTTGGCGTCGAAGGGCCTACCCTGGCTCGACTGCTCGATAGTCTGGAAAGTCAGGGCCTGGTGCAACGCCAATCGGTGCTGGAAGACCGTCGGGCGAAAAAAATCGTCCTCTGTGCCCCGGCCCGGCCCTTGATCGAACAAATTGAAACCATTGCTACTCAGCTGCGCCACGAATTGTTCGAAGGCGTTGATGAGGCGGATTTGAAGGTCTGCATGCGTGTCCACGGGCACATCCTGGCCAACCTGGAAAAATCTTGAGGCACAACCACGCGTCGGACTTTTGAGATACCCCGTTGGGCAGACTATAAAGAACTACTAGGCAATATCGTGTTCGTACCGGATGTGTGAATGCATACAGGTTGGTTCTGGTTATTTAAGGGATGCTCATGCTCGAGAGTTGGAGCGTTGTATTGCGGTGTTGCAGCAGGCTGCTGTTGGTCGGTGGTGCCGTCACTTACTCGGCATTGGCCCCTGCGCTAGGCTTGGGTGAGATCACCCAGCATTCGGCGTTGAATCAGCCATTCAGCGCCGATATCGCCCTGCTGGATGTCGGTGGTCTGGGGGAAGGGGAACTGTCGGTCAGCCTGGCGACGGCGGAAGAATTCAGCCGCGCCGGTGTCGAGCGGGTGTTCTTCCTTAATAACCTGAAATTCACGCCGATCCTGCGGGGCAACCGCAACCTGATCCGGGTGACTTCCAGTAAACCGGTGAAGGAACCCTTCCTGAATTTTCTGGTGCAGCTCAACCAGCCCAACGGGCGTTTGCTGCGCGAGTACACCGTGCTGATCGATCCGCCGGGTTCGCCGGGAATTGTTCCCATCAACGACGACCTTGCGCCGAGCCCTCAGGACTCCGCGTTCCCGTCCGTCGAACCGGCTGTTGCACCGCCACCTGCCGTGACGAGTTCTGCGCCCAAGCCAGACATCGATAAACCAGCCGTCGCGCCAGCGAGTGATCCAATTGCCGAACAACTGGCCACCAGCGTGCTGCAAAACCAGCAACTGCAAAAGACCATCGATGAACTCAATGCGAAGCTACAGGCGCAGGACGAGCAGATCGCCGTTCAGAAAAAACAGGTGACTGAGCTGCAATCCCAACTGGCGGAAATCAAACAGGCGTCGGCGGCGCCTGCCGCACCCGAAGTGCCGGCGCCGGTTCCGGTGGTTGTCGAGACGTCCGAAGCATCCCATTGGCCGCTGATCATCGGGTTGCTGTCGTTGGTGGCCCTGGTGTTGCTCGCCGTGTTCATTCGCCGTCAACGACAGCAGGTACAGGCCTTGCCCGAGCCACTACCCGTGCAGCCGTCGCGTCATGAACCGGTGCTTAACCGCACAGCAGAACCGGCCAGGCAAGCCACTCAGGCGCAATCGGTAACCGGATCGGCTGATGAGACTGCCGCAGGCGACGTGCTGGAAGGGGTTAGTATCTACCTCGCCTATGGCCGTTTGTCCGAGGCCGCCGGATTGTTGCGAGAGGCATTGGTCAAGGAACCCCAGCGCACCGATCTGGCCGTTCAGCTGCTGGAGGTTCTTGGTAAACAGGGTGACGTGCAAGCGTACGACGCGCAGGAAAGTAGCCTGCGTGACGCCGGGTTTGACGCACAGCAACTTCAGGACATCCGCAACCGCCATCCGAAACTGATCGGCGCCATGCCGGTGGCCAGCGCCGTGGCAGTGGCTCCGTCCACGCCTGCAATCCCCGAGGCGGCACCAAGCGATGAGTTCCAGTTGAACCTCGACGACCTGTCGATGGATGCGAACTGGGACCTGATCAGCCCCTTCGACAACTCACCGTCCAGCGCCAAACCGTCGAATGAGCCACCACCGGCAGACGAGCCGGGGTTCACGTCGAATCTGCATGTGTTGCCCGATGTCTTCGAAATACCCGACGAGCCGACGCTGGACGAGACCTTTCTCAACGAATTCAGCGATCTCGGCCAATCGCTGGAGCTTGAACCGCTGAGTGCAGAGTTGATGGATCTTGAACCGGCCGCGCCGAGCAGCGCGGGCAAACTCGAACAGGCCCAGACCTGCATTGACGACGGCGACCTGGACAGCGCCATCGAGCTGCTGAACGAGTTGCTCAAGGAAGGCGACGAGCCACTGAAGGAGACGGCCAGAACGCTGTTGGCGGGTATTCGCTGAAGATCAAAAGATCGCAGCCTTTGCGGTTATTATGGCAACCCCTCAGGCAGAGGAGTTTTGCCAATCATGACCGCACGTAAACCGGAAATCGTCATCACCTACTGCACGCAATGCCAATGGCTGTTGCGCGCCGCCTGGCTGGCCCAGGAACTGCTCAGCACCTTCGGCGACGACTTGGGCAAAGTGTCCCTGGTGCCCGGCACCGGCGGGGTGTTCCACATTGTCTGTGACGATGTGCAGCTCTGGGAACGCAAGGCCGACGGCGGTTTCCCCGAGGCCAAGGTGCTCAAGCAGCGGGTCCGCGATCAGATCGATCCGGACCGCGACCTGGGCCACAACGACCGCACTCAGTGAGACGGGGCTTGCCTGGCAACGGTCTTTTTGCTTGAACTGCCCGACAACCGGCTGGAGACCACGATGGCCACGATGATCAACGCGCCGCCGACCAGCATGCGCAGCGTCGGGTTTTCATCGAACAACAACCAGGCCAGGGTGATGCCGTAAACCGGCTCCAGGGCAAACACCACTGACGCGGTCCGGGCCTTGATCACCGCCAGGCTGGCGACGAACAGGCTGTGAGCGACGCCGGTGCAGAACACCCCGAGCAGGCCAATCCACAGCCAGTCGATGGCGCGTACTTCGCTCAACTGCGGCATCGCCACCGGCAGCAGGCAGATCGCAACCACTACGTTCTGACACAGCGCCGCCTGCACTGGCGGGATTCGCCCGGAGCTGGCGCGGTTGGTCAGGGACAGCAGGGAGAACAGCAAGCCGGAGGCCACTGCCCACAGCAGGCCGGTGGTGGCGCCGCTGGCCAGATCGAAGTCCGGTGTGACCAATACCAAACCGATGCTGACCAGCACCACCAGCAAGATTTCATTGGCGCGGATGCGCTCGCGGAAAATCAGCCCTTCGAGGATCACGGTAAACGCCGGGAAACTGGCAAAGCCCAGGGTCGCGATCGCCACCCCGGCCACCTTCACCGCCATGAAGAAACTCACCCAGTGCCCGGTCAGCAGCAAGCCGCTGAGCAACAGGCGGCGCCAGTCCACGGCGTCGAGTGCCTGCCAACGGGTATTACTGGCGAACCGGGCGAAAAACGCCAGGGCGAGGACAGCAAACGCGGCACGACCGAACACGATGATCGCCGGGGAGGCGGCGGCGAGTTTGCCGAACACGCCGGTCAGGCCGAACATCAGTGCACCGATATGCAGAGCGCCAAGGGCGGTACGGGGAGTCATTGCAGTCCTTGAAAAACGTATCGAGTCTGGCCGACAACACCGTCGGCAACTCCTGCATTGAATCGTGCTCAGCCGGTTATGTCTGTCGCCAGACTCGCGTCATTTGTCGCCAGCCTCGCGGCGCAATTTACCGGGTGAAGCGCCGAACTCACGCAGCACTGCTGCGGCGAATGCGCTCTGGGAACTGTAGCCGACCCGACACGCGATCTCGCCAATGGGCAGCGCCGAATCGCGCAACAAGCGCACGGCGATGTGCAGCCGGCGACTGCGGATGTAGTCCATCGGCGTTTGCCCGCATTCCGCCACGAACCGCGCGTGCAAGCGAGCGCTGGACAGGCCGGCAATGCGCGCCAGATCGGCGACTTGCAGTGGATAGGCCGCGTATTGATCGATGTGAGCATTGAGCGCTGCATACGGCAGACGCCGACCGCCGACCGTGTCGGGCTTGGCGTTGTTGAGGCTGGCCAGCAGCAACACCGCGCCTTGCTGGGCGATCAGCGGATCGCTGATCGGGCTGCCCGCCAACCAGCTCACCAATTGGCTTTGCCCGGCGTCCAGCGACAGACGCCCGGCATTGTCGAGCAAGCGGCGGCTGGCCTCGGCGTGGTCCCCCAGTGACTGAGATACCCACTGATCGCTCGGCACATCCAGCACCAGACAACGGCTGCCATGGGCACTGTCGCAGGCATGATGCGCCCCGGACGGCACCACCACGAAACTCTGCTGCACCACCTGACTGCCACGCCCCTCGACCTCGAAGTCCAGCGCGCCTGACAGCCCGAATACCAGTTGCGCGTAGTCGTGGCTGTGGACGATCAGGTCGTGGGTGTATTGGCGCAATGTGAGGATCGGTCTCATCGCAGGTCTCGTGGCGATATTGATGAGTGAAGCCGCCAGTCTACACCGAGGCCCCGCGTTCGCGCGTTGTCACAGGACTGACTTGCAATTGTCATGGGCAATTAACCCGACCGGCGCAAGCTTGCCAAAACTTGTCCAGAGGGTTGCCCATGACCAGCGCCGAGCTCGCCAAACCCAGCCGTAAGCAACGTGTGCGGACCTTATGGATTTCCGACGTGCATTTGGGCACCCGGGACTGCCAGGCCGAACACCTGTCACAGTTTCTCAAGGGCTACCATGCCGACAAGATTTACCTGGTCGGTGACATCATCGACGGCTGGAAGCTGCGCAGCGGCATGTATTGGCCCCAGGCGCACACCAATGTGATTCGTCGCTTGCTGACCATGAGCAAGCGCGGCACAGAAGTGATCTACGTGACCGGTAACCATGACGAATTCCTGCGCCGTTATTCGAAACTGATGCTGGGCAATATCCAGTTGGTGGACGAAGCCGTGCACGTGACCGCCGATGGTCGTCATCTGCTGGTGATTCATGGCGATCAGTTCGACGTGATTACTCGCTATCACCGCTGGCTGGCGTTCCTCGGCGACTCGGCCTACGAATTTACCCTGACCCTCAACCGCTGGCTCAACCATTGGCGGGCCCGTTATGGCTACGGCTATTGGTCGTTGTCGGCGTACCTCAAGCACAAGGTCAAGACCGCCGTCAGTTTCATCAGCGATTTTGAGGAAGCCATCGCCCACGAGTGCGTCAAACGCGAGTTGCACGGCGTGGTGTGCGGGCACATTCACCATGCCGAGATTCGCAAGGTTGGCGAGGTGGACTACCTCAATTGCGGGGATTGGGTGGAGTCGTGTACGGCGCTGATCGAGCATTGGGATGGTTCGATCGAGTTGTATCGGTTGGCCGATGCGCAGGCGCGGGAGGCGGAGTTGAAGGCCATTAAAGTCGCGGATCCGGCTTAAAAAACAGGTGTATTGGTCGACCCCATCACGGGCAAGCCCGCTCCCACAGGATTGTGGTGGTGCACCACTTTTTTGAACACTGCAAAAACCTGTGGGAGCGGGCTTGCCCGCGATGGACCGCGCAGCGGTCCCCCCGGATCCATCAGGCCGGCGTATGTTCTTCCATCGCCGCCTTGTAAATCGAATGCTTCGGCTGCGCAAACAACCGCTCCATCATCGGTTCGAAAAAGCTCAGCGGCAGGGTGTCGTACGCCGGATCAAACGCCGCCGCATCGTACCGGGCGCAAAATTCGATCGTCGTCCGATACTGCGGATGAGCACTGAATTGCTCGCGCAGATGCCGGTCCATGCCCAGGTGATGGAAAAAGTAATAGCCCTGGAAAATCCCGTGCTTTTCCACCATCCACAGGTTCTCGGCACTGACGAACGGCTTGAGGATCGCCGCGGCGATGTCCGGATGGTTATAGGAGCCCAGCGTGTCGCCAATGTCATGGAGCAGGGCGCAGACCACGTACTCTTCGTCACGACCATCGCGCCAGGCGCGGCTGGCGGTTTGCAGGGAGTGGGTCAGGCGATCCACCGGGAAACCGCCGAAATCACCCTCCAGCAGCTTCAAATGCGCCACGATCCGTGTCGGCAATTGCCGGGCATAGGCACTGAAATCTGCGGCGATGATCGCCCAGTCTTCCTGTGTGCCGTCCTGCATATGGGTAAAACCGGCGCGGGCATTCATCGGCTATCCTCTTGGTCTTATCGAAAGGGATGGTTGGAGTGTAGGGCTTGGATCCAGCGCTGCACTGGCTGCACAGGACGCTTTTGTGGCCAAAGGAGCCTAGAGCGGCACGCGACCTACAATCATGTCGCGGTACATGACGAAATCGCCGAGCAGGCTGTAAAGAGGATGCCGAAAGGTTGCAGGACGATTCTTCTCGAAGAAGAAATGCCCGACCCAGGCAAAACTGTAGCCGGCCAGCGGCAGGGCCAACAACAGCCACCATGCGCCTTTGGCGATGGTCAGCGCCAGAATGAAAATAACCAGCGTGGTGCCGACAAAATGCAGTCGTCGACAAATGCTATTGCGGTGTTCGCTGAGGTAATACGGGTAAAACGCAGCGAAGCTGTTGAAACGTTTGATGTTCTCCACGACTGCGATCTCTGTGGTGTGTGTGCAGGCGACAAGTTGCGCTGCGGGTAGCCTATTTAAGTCTAGAGTGATCAGAGGCATCAGCCAGTGACAATAGGCGCCACTTTAGTATCCTTCGGAATTGGGTCGTGGCATGCGGCCATCACGTAGTAAACGCCATGAGCGAACGAACGACTTCTGCAAGCTGGGCGATGGGGATTGTCAAAGCACTGGAAATGGACGGCCTGGATTGCCGGGTTTTGTTCAAGCAGCTAGGGCTCGACTATGCGGCACTGGATGATCCGGATGCGCGCTTCCCGCAAGATTCAATGACGCGGCTCTGGCAGCGCGCGGTCGAGTTGTCCGGCAACCCGGCGATCGGCCTGAACATGGGCAAGGTGGTGCGACCGGCGTCCCTGCACGTCGCTGGTTATGCCTTGATGTCCAGCCGGACCCTGGCCGAAGGCTTTCAGCGCCTGGTGCGGTATCAGCGAATCATTGCCGAAAGTGCTGACCTGAGTTTGCGCGTGCTGGATGAGGGTTATGCGCTGATTCTGACGGTGCATGGCGACCACCTGCCGCCGACCCGACAAAGCGCTGAAGCATCGATGGCCTGTGCCCTGGCGTTTTGTGGCTGGTTGACCGGGCGCACGCTGCATCCGCGCAAAGTGCTTTTGCAGGGCGATCACCCCGTCGATCTCGAACCGTATAAGCAAGCCTTTCACGCGCCGATGATGTTCAACGCGCCCTATGACGCCTTGATCTTCGACCGCGCTGACCTGGAGGCGCCGTTGCCCACCGCCAACGAGGCCATGGCGCTGCTGCATGACCGCTTTGCCGGTGAATACCTGGCGCGGTTTTCCGAGAGCCGTGTGACCCACAATGCGCGGCAAGTGGTGTGCCGCCTGCTGCCCCAAGGCGAACCCAAGCGCGATGCGGTGGCGCAGGCGCTGCACCTGTCACAACGCACTTTGCAGCGACGCTTGCAGGAAGAGGGCACGAGTTTTCAGACGTTGCTCGATGACACGCGGCGTGAACTGGCCGAGCAATACCTGGCGCAACCGAGCATGACGCTGCTGGAAATTGCCTACCTGCTGGGGTTTGCCGATCCGAGCAACTTCTTCCGCGCTTTCCGACGCTGGTTCGACACCACCCCCGGTGAATACCGGGCGCGGCTGACGGAAGCGCTCAAGCCGGTCAGTGACGCCAGAACGCAGGGATACACAGAACAAACACCGTAATGATCTCCAGCCGGCCCAGCAGCATGCCGAACGAGAGAATCCACTTGGCGGCGTCCGGCAGGCTGGCGAAGTTACCCGCCGGGCCAATGGTTTCGCCCAACCCCGGGCCGACGCCGGACACCGTGCTGGCCGCACCGGTCAGGGCGGTCATCCAGTCCACGCCGAGCAGCGACAGCAGTAGAGCGATCACGCAAATGGTGATGGCGAAAAAGAACGAAAAGGTCAGGATCGAACGTACGATTTCTTCGTCGAGACGGTGGCCGTTGTACTTCTGCTTGATCACCGCGCGCGGGTGAATCAACTGGTTAAGGTTGGCCTTGAGCAGAATGTAGGCCACCTGGAAGCGGAAAATCTTGATCCCGCCAGCGGTCGAGCCCGAGCAGCCGCCAACAAACCCCAGATAAAAGAACAACATCAGCGAGAAGTTGCCCCAGAGGCTGTAGTCCCCCAGTGCAAAACCTGTCGTCGTCACCACCGAAGTGACGTTCAGCGCCACATGCCGCAAGGCCTCCAGCCAGTGCAATTGGGTGGTCCACCAGTACCAGGTGCCGAGCACCAGCCAGGTCACCAGCAACATGCCGAGCAAGCCTTGCACCTGTTCATCCTTGATCAGCGCCCGACGGTTACCGCGCAACGTGGCCACATACAGGGTGAACGGCAGGGCGCCAAGAATCATGATGATGATCGCGACCCAATGCACCGCAGGCTCCGGCCATTTGGCCAACGACTGGTCGGAGGTCGAGAAGCCTCCGGTAGAAATCGCTGACATCGCATGGTTGATGGCGTCGAACGGGCTCATCCCGGCCCACCAGAACGCCAGGCTGCCGAAAATGGTGATGCCGACGTAGGTCGCAACGATCAAACGCGCCACCATGTGCGAACGAGGCATGACCTTTTCGGAACGGTCTGATGACTCGGTCTGAAACAGCCGCATGCCACCGATGCGCAGCAATGGCAGAATCGCGACCGCCATGCCGATAAAGCCGATCCCGCCGATCCAGTGCAGCAATGAGCGCCATATCAGGATGCCGGGAGACATGGTGTCCAGGCCCGTGAGCACCGTCGAACCGGTGGCGGTGATGCCGGACATGCTTTCGAAGAACGAATCGGTGTAGCTGATGTGTTGGGTCAGCAGGAACGGCAGGGCGGCGAAGATGCACACCACCAGCCAGCTGCTGACGGTCAGCAGGTACATGTCTCGAGGGCGCAGATGGATGTGTTCGGGGCGCCCCGGAATCACCAGGGCCAGGCCGGCGACAAAGGTAATCATGCTGGCCCAGAGGAACGATGGCAGGTCGCTGGTGTGCTCGAAAATCACCAGGGTGGCCATCGGCACGACCATGGAAATTGCCAACGTGATCAGGAAGATGCCGATGATGAAACCAATGATCCGTAAGGTCGGCAACGCCATGAAGTCCGCTCGGGCTGAAATAGGGAAGGGCGCCATTCTACCTGCGGGGCAGGTCATGTAAACCGGCAGCCCTGTGGCGGATACCGCTAGAATAGGCCGACATTTTTTTCAGGAGGTGGCCGATGCAGGCTCTCGACGCTTTGCTCAACCGTGTTTCCGTTCCACGACTGCTCGATCCGGCGCCCACTGCCGAGCAACGCGAAGTGCTGTTTGCCGCCGCGATGCGCGCGCCAGACCACGGCCATTTGCAGCCTTGGCGCTTCTTGACAGTCGAAGGCGCGGCGCGCGAGCAAATGGGCGAGTTACTGGCCGAAGCGGCGAAGCTGCAAGACAGCGAGGTGTCGGAAGCCGCGCTGGACAAGGCCCGTAACGGTCCGTTGCGTGCACCGCTGGTGGTTGTGGTGATCGCGCGATTGCAGGATCACGTCAAATACCCCAAGTCCGAGCAACGGTTGGCGGCAGGCTGTGCGGCTCATGGAATTTTGCTGGCCGCTTACGCGCAAGGCATTGGTGCGGTATGGCGCACCGGTGAGCTGGCCTATTCGCCGCATGTAGCCAAAGGGTTGGGCCTGGCGGAAGGGGAGGAGGTGATTGCGTTCCTTTATCTCGGTACGCCGCAGAAAGAACCGCGTGTGGCGGAGAAGGTTGATCTGGCCGAGTTTGTCAGCGCCTGGCCGGGTAGTCACTGAGGAAACGATTCTCCTGTGGGAGCGGGCT from Pseudomonas sp. GGS8 harbors:
- a CDS encoding YecA family protein; translated protein: MSFAEQLTRLQVFLDADELHDEALDYVAAHGYLTALSICSESVPDREWIDALFAEEPHYADDTEREAIESTLVLLKAHIARQLASDEEFELPCDLDLGDDPDDSDLRGWCIGFMEGVFLREAAWFETAEDEVSEMLLPIMVGSGLFDEQPEFSDIAADANLMDDMIVQIPEALTALYLLCNAPDEKPAILKPRHH
- the recQ gene encoding DNA helicase RecQ, which translates into the protein MLEQAQRVLKDIFGYDSFRGRQGAIIERVASGGDALVLMPTGGGKSLCFQVPALLREGLAVVVSPLIALMDDQVATLEELGVAAAALNSTLSAEQQRDLAARIKRGEVKMLYLAPERLVQPRMLAFLQSLEIALFAIDEAHCVSQWGHDFRREYLQLGQLAELFPNVPRIALTATADKRTREEIVDRLHLHNAERFLSSFDRPNIFYRIVPKEQPRKQLLAFLAERRSDAGIVYCLSRKKVDEVAVFLSEQGFPALPYHAGLANETRAHHQKRFLNEEGLIMVATVAFGMGIDKPNVRFVAHLDLPKSLEAYYQETGRGGRDGLPADAWMAYGLQDVVMLKQMLQNSEGDERHKRLEQHKLDAMLSLCEETRCRRQTLLAYFDEDMPEPCGHCDNCVDGVQTWDATEPARQALSAIYRTGQRYGVGHLVDVLLGKDNEKVRSFGHQHLSVYGVGKALGESEWRSLFRQLVARGLADIDLEGYGGLRLSDTCRPLLKGEVTLELRRDLKPQTTAKSSKSQASQLVRFEEREQWEALRALRRKLAEEHGVPPYVIFPDSTLLEMLRSQPTSLAEMATVSGVGARKLERYGEAFLEVLGGQVEAPKVVADVRHELITLARAGMTPLQIAGQLQCSEKNVYTMLAEAIGKQQLSLEQALDLPEELMGEVQDAFLDGEGELPPVAEIAALFAGRVPEGVLYCVRAALQSEFEI
- a CDS encoding MarR family transcriptional regulator; this encodes MPLTDQHRFGMQLAQMSRGWRAELDRRLAGLGLSQARWLVLLHLARFDDAPTQRELAQSVGVEGPTLARLLDSLESQGLVQRQSVLEDRRAKKIVLCAPARPLIEQIETIATQLRHELFEGVDEADLKVCMRVHGHILANLEKS
- a CDS encoding FimV/HubP family polar landmark protein: MLESWSVVLRCCSRLLLVGGAVTYSALAPALGLGEITQHSALNQPFSADIALLDVGGLGEGELSVSLATAEEFSRAGVERVFFLNNLKFTPILRGNRNLIRVTSSKPVKEPFLNFLVQLNQPNGRLLREYTVLIDPPGSPGIVPINDDLAPSPQDSAFPSVEPAVAPPPAVTSSAPKPDIDKPAVAPASDPIAEQLATSVLQNQQLQKTIDELNAKLQAQDEQIAVQKKQVTELQSQLAEIKQASAAPAAPEVPAPVPVVVETSEASHWPLIIGLLSLVALVLLAVFIRRQRQQVQALPEPLPVQPSRHEPVLNRTAEPARQATQAQSVTGSADETAAGDVLEGVSIYLAYGRLSEAAGLLREALVKEPQRTDLAVQLLEVLGKQGDVQAYDAQESSLRDAGFDAQQLQDIRNRHPKLIGAMPVASAVAVAPSTPAIPEAAPSDEFQLNLDDLSMDANWDLISPFDNSPSSAKPSNEPPPADEPGFTSNLHVLPDVFEIPDEPTLDETFLNEFSDLGQSLELEPLSAELMDLEPAAPSSAGKLEQAQTCIDDGDLDSAIELLNELLKEGDEPLKETARTLLAGIR
- a CDS encoding SelT/SelW/SelH family protein, producing MTARKPEIVITYCTQCQWLLRAAWLAQELLSTFGDDLGKVSLVPGTGGVFHIVCDDVQLWERKADGGFPEAKVLKQRVRDQIDPDRDLGHNDRTQ
- a CDS encoding DMT family transporter; protein product: MTPRTALGALHIGALMFGLTGVFGKLAAASPAIIVFGRAAFAVLALAFFARFASNTRWQALDAVDWRRLLLSGLLLTGHWVSFFMAVKVAGVAIATLGFASFPAFTVILEGLIFRERIRANEILLVVLVSIGLVLVTPDFDLASGATTGLLWAVASGLLFSLLSLTNRASSGRIPPVQAALCQNVVVAICLLPVAMPQLSEVRAIDWLWIGLLGVFCTGVAHSLFVASLAVIKARTASVVFALEPVYGITLAWLLFDENPTLRMLVGGALIIVAIVVSSRLSGSSSKKTVARQAPSH
- a CDS encoding AraC family transcriptional regulator, with product MRPILTLRQYTHDLIVHSHDYAQLVFGLSGALDFEVEGRGSQVVQQSFVVVPSGAHHACDSAHGSRCLVLDVPSDQWVSQSLGDHAEASRRLLDNAGRLSLDAGQSQLVSWLAGSPISDPLIAQQGAVLLLASLNNAKPDTVGGRRLPYAALNAHIDQYAAYPLQVADLARIAGLSSARLHARFVAECGQTPMDYIRSRRLHIAVRLLRDSALPIGEIACRVGYSSQSAFAAAVLREFGASPGKLRREAGDK